From Polyodon spathula isolate WHYD16114869_AA unplaced genomic scaffold, ASM1765450v1 scaffolds_4231, whole genome shotgun sequence, a single genomic window includes:
- the LOC121312650 gene encoding GTPase IMAP family member 4-like, whose product MAEETVSQELHSASELRIVLLGGNWPGKSEAGNTILGREEGRSGFIFSAVTKECEKRTGEVSGRRVTVVNTPDLLHADRVEIERCVSLSAPGPHAFLLVMRVYTKQIVDSIKLIVEQDCKALEKVLELFGERAVRNTMILFTHWDYLRGRKIQQYIEEAGEKLQQLVEKCGNRYHVLNTEDRSDRTQVTQLLDKIDNMVKGSGGCYTVEMYLEEKIRQKEQELNKKHKDELSKKHEEMKQKYDEEQRKRYEELMEMLRKEMKEEELEKEAEESKLPVRRRNSIQFPYPPSCPEKQVESNQRDPICLQEKSGKEIQPPHRTPSFLLLYPVGPLHEEEQESVETVQGYS is encoded by the exons ATGGCTGAAGAAACTGTTTCTCAAGAGCTGCACAGCGCCTCTGAGCTGAGGATCGTGCTGCTTGGGGGAAACTGGCCTGGGAAGAGTGAAGCAGGAAACACTATCCTGGGAAGAGAGGAGGGAAGATCGGGATTCATCTTCTCTGCTGTAACAAAGGAGTGTGAGAAGAGAACAGGAGAAGTGTCTGGGAGACGGGTCACTGTGGTCAACACTCCAGACTTGTTACACGCAGACCGGGTTGAGATTGAGAGATGCGTTTCTCTGTCTGCCCCGGGACCCCACGCTTTCCTCCTGGTGATGCGGgtgtatacaaaacaaatagtTGACTCTATTAAATTAATAGTGGAACAGGATTGTAAAGCCCTGGAAAAAGTGCTGGAGCTGTTTGGTGAGAGAGCTGTGAGGAACACGATGATCCTTTTCACCCACTGGGATTATCTGAGAGGCAGGAAGATTCAGCAGTACATTGAGGAAGCTGGAGAGAAGCTCCAGCAGCTTGTTGAGAAATGTGGGAACAGGTATCATGTTCTCAACACTGAGGACAGGAGCGATCGCACTCAGGTCACACAGCTCCTGGACAAGATAGACAACATGGTGAAGGGAAGTGGAGGCTGCTACACTGTGGAGATGTACCTAGAGGAGAAAATTAGACAAAAGGAACAGGAGCTGAATAAGAAACACAAAGACGAGCTGAGTAAGAAACAcgaggagatgaaacagaaatatgatgAGGAACAGAGGAAGAGATATGAGGAGCTGATGGAGATGTTGAGGAAGGAAATGAAGGAAGAGGAGCTGGAGAAAGAGGCAGAGGAATCCAAGCTGCCTGTCAGGAGAAGGAACAGCATCCAATTCCCTTACCCCCCATCA TGTCCTGAAAAGCAAGTGGAGAGCAATCAGAGGGATCCAATCTGCCTTCAAGAGAAGAGTGGCAAGGAGATTCAACCCCCCCACA GAACCCCCAGCTTCCTCCTGTTATACCCGGTGGGGCCCCTTCACGAGGAAGAGCAGGAGAGCGTGGAGACAGTCCAGGGATATTCATGA